One part of the Thermoanaerobaculales bacterium genome encodes these proteins:
- a CDS encoding adenylyltransferase/cytidyltransferase family protein — protein MTAPADKLRSLQSLADECAGWRQQGLRTVLGNGAFDLLHVGHVRYLAAARALGDRLLVAVNSDRSVRRAKGAGRPVVPERERVEILGHLWMVDRICLFDEPTVAEVLRVLRPEVHAKGTDYTAETVPERQVVASYGGATVICGDPKDHATTDLIGLILDRFRDGLS, from the coding sequence GTGACCGCGCCCGCGGACAAGCTCCGATCGCTTCAAAGCCTCGCCGACGAGTGCGCCGGGTGGCGGCAGCAAGGGCTGCGGACCGTGCTCGGGAACGGCGCATTCGACCTGCTCCACGTCGGGCACGTCCGCTACCTGGCGGCGGCCCGGGCGCTCGGCGACCGGCTGCTGGTGGCCGTCAACTCCGACCGTTCGGTGCGGCGTGCCAAGGGCGCCGGCCGGCCGGTGGTGCCGGAGCGGGAGCGGGTCGAGATCCTGGGCCACCTCTGGATGGTGGATCGGATCTGCCTGTTCGACGAGCCGACCGTCGCCGAGGTGCTCCGGGTGCTGCGCCCCGAGGTCCATGCCAAGGGCACCGACTACACGGCGGAGACCGTCCCCGAGCGGCAGGTGGTCGCCTCGTACGGCGGCGCCACGGTGATCTGCGGCGATCCCAAGGACCACGCCACCACCGATCTGATCGGCCTCATCCTCGACCGTTTCCGTGACGGCCTGTCCTGA
- a CDS encoding PfkB family carbohydrate kinase, which translates to MTSTARLLELVDRLPGTAVLLLGDLVLDRFVLGTPKRVSREAPVIILRREAQRDVPGGAANALANLAALGVRALPVGVVGDDEPGDALLGALAACGVDTTAVLRVAGYQTPTKVRILGGGPCSLKHQVARYDIEDRLPDGGRWLSEVVDRLDRLAPEAQAVALSDYGYGTVTDEAVRRLAGSRRPPWICADSRHRIADFAGVDGVTPNLQELEATAGRPLDGDEPVAAAAEALRRRLGARFALATRGNRGMTLVENGQPALHIPVHGTDEVADVTGAGDTVLAVLTAALAAGATPAEAALLANYGGGVVVMKLGTATVNRRELQLAIERDQGTVRP; encoded by the coding sequence ATGACCTCCACCGCCCGCCTGCTGGAGCTCGTCGACCGGCTGCCCGGAACCGCCGTGCTGCTGCTCGGCGACCTCGTCCTCGACCGGTTCGTCCTCGGCACGCCGAAGCGGGTCTCCCGCGAGGCGCCGGTGATCATCCTGCGCCGGGAGGCCCAGCGTGACGTCCCGGGAGGCGCCGCCAATGCGCTCGCCAACCTGGCGGCGCTCGGTGTCCGGGCCCTGCCGGTCGGGGTGGTGGGCGACGACGAGCCGGGCGACGCCCTGCTCGGGGCCCTCGCCGCGTGCGGCGTCGACACCACCGCCGTGCTCCGGGTCGCGGGCTACCAGACCCCGACCAAGGTCCGGATCCTGGGCGGCGGGCCGTGCTCGCTCAAGCACCAGGTGGCGCGCTACGACATCGAGGACCGGCTGCCGGACGGCGGCCGGTGGCTCTCCGAGGTGGTCGATCGTCTCGACCGGCTGGCGCCGGAGGCGCAGGCCGTCGCCCTGTCGGACTACGGCTACGGCACGGTGACCGACGAGGCCGTGCGGCGGCTGGCCGGCAGCCGGCGGCCGCCCTGGATCTGCGCCGACTCGCGGCACCGGATCGCGGACTTCGCCGGCGTCGACGGCGTCACCCCCAACCTCCAGGAGCTGGAGGCCACCGCCGGCCGGCCCCTCGACGGCGACGAACCCGTGGCCGCGGCTGCCGAGGCGTTGCGGCGCCGGCTCGGCGCCCGCTTCGCGCTCGCGACCCGCGGCAACCGGGGCATGACCCTGGTCGAGAACGGCCAGCCCGCCCTCCACATCCCGGTTCACGGCACCGACGAGGTGGCCGACGTCACCGGGGCCGGCGACACCGTGCTCGCGGTGCTGACGGCGGCCCTCGCCGCCGGCGCGACCCCGGCCGAGGCGGCGCTCCTCGCGAACTACGGCGGCGGGGTGGTGGTGATGAAGCTGGGCACCGCGACGGTCAACCGCCGCGAGCTGCAACTGGCGATCGAGCGCGACCAGGGAACCGTCCGGCCGTGA
- the waaC gene encoding lipopolysaccharide heptosyltransferase I: MRIVLVRLSALGDIVHTWPLADALRSARPGVRLCWVVEERLSLLVEGHPAVDQVITVDTRRWRRSPLSRRTRTAIHDLRRRFAELSPDLALDPQGVVKSALVTRWTGAAQRVGLALPWRRERLAALAYTATLPGSRERRHVVASNLELLRAVGATPPAALPHPDGRWLVERTRRQPLPAASPPGYVVLLPGAGRARKLLPVEGLAEVARRAAGAGHAALVVWGPGEEERASEVVTRAGPGAAMAPPTDLAGLVQLLAQARAVVGGDTGPVHLAASFGVPALAIFTATDWRRNGPLGRRVEVVSGARDGGDRPRGTSRAARPGPVTPAEMADGFERLLGAP, from the coding sequence ATGAGGATCGTGCTGGTCCGGCTGTCGGCCCTGGGGGACATCGTCCACACCTGGCCGCTGGCCGACGCCCTCCGCTCCGCCCGCCCCGGCGTCCGCCTGTGCTGGGTCGTCGAGGAGCGCCTGAGCCTGCTGGTGGAGGGACACCCGGCGGTCGACCAGGTGATCACCGTCGACACCCGGCGCTGGCGCCGCAGCCCCTTGAGCCGCCGGACCAGGACCGCGATTCATGACCTGCGCCGCCGGTTCGCCGAGCTCTCTCCCGACCTCGCGCTCGACCCGCAGGGGGTCGTGAAGTCGGCGCTCGTCACCCGGTGGACCGGCGCGGCGCAGCGCGTCGGCCTCGCCCTGCCCTGGCGGCGGGAGCGACTCGCCGCCCTCGCCTACACCGCCACCCTGCCGGGGAGCCGCGAGCGCCGGCACGTCGTCGCCAGCAACCTCGAGCTCCTTCGCGCGGTCGGCGCGACGCCGCCGGCCGCGCTGCCCCACCCGGACGGGCGCTGGCTTGTCGAGCGCACCCGCCGCCAGCCGCTGCCGGCCGCCAGCCCGCCGGGGTACGTCGTCCTGCTGCCCGGCGCCGGCCGCGCCCGCAAGCTGCTCCCGGTCGAGGGGTTGGCGGAGGTCGCGCGACGGGCGGCCGGGGCCGGTCACGCCGCGCTGGTGGTGTGGGGCCCGGGCGAGGAGGAGCGGGCCTCCGAGGTGGTCACCAGGGCGGGGCCGGGAGCCGCGATGGCGCCGCCCACCGACCTCGCCGGCCTGGTCCAGCTGCTGGCGCAGGCGCGGGCGGTGGTCGGCGGTGACACCGGCCCGGTCCACCTCGCGGCGAGCTTCGGGGTGCCGGCGCTGGCGATCTTCACCGCCACCGACTGGCGGCGCAACGGCCCGCTCGGACGGCGCGTCGAGGTGGTGTCCGGGGCGCGCGACGGCGGTGACCGCCCCCGCGGCACCTCCCGGGCCGCGCGGCCGGGCCCGGTCACGCCCGCCGAGATGGCGGACGGTTTCGAGCGGCTGCTCGGGGCGCCGTGA
- the pilB gene encoding type IV-A pilus assembly ATPase PilB encodes MPLKLGEFLIKANLITEDQLERALNEQRETGGRIGEHLLRLGFVTEEDILDCLSQQYGVPSINLRHFDIDESIIRLIPADVARKYQFIPVSKTGATLTVAMADPTNVFAMDDITFITGYRVEPVVASEDALREAIDKYYGTTHALELKKVMEDLQAVEDSALEVLEEEEDFDVTDLEASADEAPVVRLVNLILTDALKRGASDIHIEPYEKTYRVRFRVDGVLYEVMNPPMKLKEAICSRIKILSKLDIAEKRLPQDGRIKIKMKYQGKLKELDFRVSTIPSMHGETIVMRLLDKDMLMLDMTKLGFEKSSLKSFEEAIFRPYGMVLVTGPTGSGKTNTLYSALSRINTPEVNILTAEDPVEFLLTGINQVQMKEAIGLNFAAALRSFLRQDPDIVLVGEIRDFETAEIAIKAALTGHLVMSTLHTNDAPSSINRLMNMGIEPFLVATSINLICAQRLIRRVCQNCKQEEDVPVQALLNIGFSEAEAPTIQLYRGRGCDVCLGRGYKGRVALFEVMSVTDDIRELILSGASAVELRRKALEEGMIGLRQSGLQKIRDGVTTIEEVVRETVL; translated from the coding sequence ATGCCCCTGAAGCTTGGCGAGTTTCTCATCAAGGCCAACCTCATCACCGAGGACCAACTGGAGCGGGCGCTCAACGAGCAGCGCGAGACCGGCGGCCGCATCGGTGAGCATCTGCTGCGGCTCGGCTTCGTCACCGAGGAGGACATCCTCGACTGCCTGTCGCAGCAGTACGGCGTGCCGTCGATCAACCTCCGCCACTTCGACATCGACGAGTCGATCATCCGTCTCATTCCTGCCGACGTCGCCCGCAAGTACCAGTTCATCCCCGTGTCGAAGACCGGCGCCACCCTGACCGTGGCCATGGCCGATCCGACCAACGTCTTCGCGATGGACGACATCACCTTCATCACCGGCTACCGGGTCGAGCCGGTGGTCGCCTCCGAGGACGCGCTGCGCGAGGCGATCGACAAGTACTACGGCACGACCCACGCCCTCGAGCTCAAGAAGGTCATGGAGGACCTCCAGGCCGTCGAGGACAGCGCGCTGGAGGTGCTCGAGGAGGAAGAGGACTTCGACGTCACCGACCTCGAGGCGTCGGCGGACGAGGCGCCGGTGGTCCGCCTGGTCAACCTGATCCTCACCGACGCCCTCAAGCGGGGGGCCTCGGACATCCACATCGAGCCCTACGAGAAGACCTACCGGGTGCGGTTCCGCGTCGACGGCGTGCTCTACGAGGTCATGAATCCGCCGATGAAGCTCAAGGAGGCGATCTGCTCGCGCATCAAGATCCTCTCCAAGCTGGACATCGCGGAGAAGCGCCTGCCCCAGGACGGCCGCATCAAGATCAAGATGAAGTACCAGGGCAAGCTCAAGGAGCTCGACTTCCGCGTCTCCACGATCCCCAGCATGCACGGCGAGACGATCGTGATGCGGCTCCTCGACAAGGACATGCTGATGCTCGACATGACGAAGCTCGGCTTCGAGAAGTCGAGCCTGAAGTCCTTCGAGGAGGCGATCTTCCGGCCCTACGGCATGGTCCTGGTGACCGGGCCGACCGGGTCCGGGAAGACCAACACGCTCTACAGCGCGCTGTCGCGGATCAACACTCCGGAGGTCAACATCCTGACCGCCGAGGACCCGGTCGAGTTCCTGCTGACGGGCATCAACCAGGTCCAGATGAAGGAGGCGATCGGCCTCAACTTCGCAGCCGCGCTGCGCTCCTTCCTGCGCCAGGACCCCGACATCGTGCTGGTCGGCGAGATCCGTGACTTCGAAACCGCGGAGATCGCCATCAAGGCGGCGCTGACCGGCCACCTCGTGATGTCCACCCTCCACACCAACGACGCGCCGTCGAGCATCAATCGGCTCATGAACATGGGGATCGAGCCGTTCCTGGTGGCGACCTCGATCAACCTGATCTGCGCCCAGCGGCTGATCCGCCGGGTCTGCCAGAACTGCAAGCAGGAGGAGGACGTTCCGGTCCAGGCGCTGCTCAACATCGGGTTCTCGGAGGCGGAGGCGCCGACCATCCAGCTCTACCGGGGGCGGGGCTGCGACGTCTGTCTCGGGCGCGGCTACAAGGGCCGGGTCGCGCTTTTTGAGGTGATGTCGGTGACGGACGACATCCGGGAGCTCATTCTGTCCGGCGCATCGGCGGTCGAGCTCCGTCGCAAGGCCCTCGAGGAAGGTATGATCGGACTGAGGCAGTCCGGGCTCCAGAAGATCCGGGACGGCGTCACCACCATCGAAGAGGTCGTCCGCGAGACGGTTCTGTAG